In Anomaloglossus baeobatrachus isolate aAnoBae1 chromosome 2, aAnoBae1.hap1, whole genome shotgun sequence, the DNA window ACGGGGTTTAACACTGTACTATAAGCACTACAGAACAGCCTTTTCATAAAAATAATCCTTTCACTTTTCATTTATACACTGTTTAGCCATAACCTTAGCCAAAGCCACCCTAGTCTACTATTATTTAGGTCTCACCTCGTGCAGCCAAAATAGAGCTGAACTCTACTAGTAGCCTATCGTGAAGcttatgggccccaatgcaaaatctccaacatgGCTCCCAACTATAACAGGTCTTTCATACTACTGTTCTTATCTGATGAGTCAAAGGGATCCTAAGTTCGATGGCTCGGATATGACTGTAACCCCTGCACTAACTATAATTACACCTCTGAACTACACAAAACTCTTGTGTTCTATGGTATCTGGCACCAAAATGTtagtaaaaaaaatcctttaagtcCTACACATGGTAAAGTGGGGTATCTGTGATTCAGAAGAACATCAGTGAGCTTTGGGTGTTCACGTGTTGCCCTTTATTGGATCAGATGTTGCAGGCACTAACTAATGATTCCCTACCCTACAAGAGCTGCAATTCTGTAGATGTCTTGGGTCATGtaactgtgaagccccgcaggtgttgtgtcgttgcattaccttcagggactcaggGATTACCTTcaaggatggtctggtcacaggtagggaaccttctcttaaggattttcatgacgccactctcggtaatgcggtcaggggactgccactgcaggttaagggacgcctggggttgttggtcGGTGCAGTTAGATGTTGTGGCcacccgagagtagggctggccccagggcccgtttggagtgggtggaaccacaaggtgcagaatgactcaaacacagtccaggcagtctttcagggtttttactcacagttgatggcagggtgagtaaccccggcgtagctgggatgaaccaggctggaaccaggtatccttccggctggctgatgagggtgactaccaactcaccttcctagccctgtgtgttttggagtGACCcttacttgaagccctgctggggtcgcccagggaagttgctgatgcctctctccccttcttttggcccgtttcttgtagcctggaccaggtcactccggctgcttacctcctgtgaactatgggccctctctttgctacgtggctgcggactctgtggtggtatggtgtgggtctgaagtgcccccaccggcaggtttggcaggagaaaattgaataaatctctgcactgggacctgttacctttGCGGGCctagtacctccctggcagtccccttactctgccacccctttgctctctctagcctagggtggatttcgggtggcactaccaggtgaccgatctcccccgtcggtagtcactgcgcgtacgttgtctgactagtggcagcttcAGGTCTACTTTTtgcatctgctctccctgagctccacttcagactgtgTTAAGTGCTGAACTTTGAACACAGACTTTTGTAACCCACACTCAGACAATCCGgcagcactttcactgagagcagcggagGAGCGCGGGTTTGACCTCCACTGAACTGAATGATGTCCCCGCTTACAGCCGGGTCCCCCCGCTGTCAGTCatttgtgaagcccctccagtgttgtatcggtgcattaccttcagggactccactcagctggatcctgtcacaggtaggaaatcttctatctaggattgtcgtgacgccactctcagaattgcggtcagtggggaccgccactgcagattaagggatgcctggggctgatggtgggtgcagtcagttgtaatagcctcctgagagtgaggcaagccccagggccctgtgtaagtgtgtagaaccacaaggcgcagaataacacaacacaagcagaatgtctttcaggggttttactcactgttgatggcagggtgagtaacccgggcgtagctgggatgaaccaggctggaaccaggtatccttcaggctgactgatgagggtggctaccgactcgccttccttagcccttctgtggtttgtggtaaccccgacttttagtccctatgggggtcacccagggaagtaactgctcccctcgtttgtttgccgtttgcttgtcgcctggaccagatcactccagctgcttgcctcctgtgaactatgggccccaaCTGTGgccacgtggctgcggcttttgtggtgttgtggcgtgggctttaagggccccacaccggcaggtttagcaaggaaaggtggatctatccccgctccgggatctgccgcccgtttgggcctggtactccctgacagtctccttactttccactacactgctctctctccagctgtgtgtggtgttcgggcagcactaccaggtgaccgttctcccccgtcggtagtcactgcgcggacgctgttagactgcaacagctccaggggtctgctcctgacgtctgctctccctggactgctgcactaaaccggctcactcgtgggacctgcactgctgctcctgtctgagctccacttccatgctcctcactcctccgcactctgcttcagactgtctactcctccttctcttttccccttgtgcctgcctacgccacctagcaaccaggctctctaccacaccccttgagtggagatggaggcttcgccccctccactcctcaagtggaggtgaaggcttttaccccctcctgggatccccaggggtcctcccaaaggtacatgtgtgagacctgatcactatgcgcctgtgtagtcacacctcggtcagccttctggattacctgtattgtactgtccccagcatgggtgcagtactcagtggtgcctgaccaggtcaggggcgccacacattcccGAACCCTGAGGAGAGCGGACATGTTTTCCCTCTCTACAGGTCCCAGATGTATCAGAGATGAGGATTGCTGTGGGACtttgtgtgaattacgtcggatctgcaagagtgttttgggggttaataaaggtgtgaaacagggtgtgtgtaatttacttcaaataaaggatttttttggtgtttgtattttatttcttttcacttacaggattagaaaTGGGTGTCTCATAGAATTGATATCGATAAGACTGTAACTGTGCATCAGGCCTTGTACAAGATATTGTCCAACTTTCCTTAAGCTCTTGTGAATGGAGACAAATCCACACTATTCTAAAAGCTAGTGTAAAGCCTACTCAAAATGGATTTTTATATGACCCCCCTAGACCAGTATTCCTTAATTCTCACCATTCCTCGACAGATGCTACAGCCACAGAAAGTCCTAGGCAGCATATAATCACTTCTACCAAAATTGCCTCCTCAGCTACGCCTTACAAACAACTCACTGGTTAGGCTAACGGCAGAGTTGGTGAAGAATGACCTAGACTGTATAATATGCCCATGGtttaaaataaaacatttaaaacacttaTATTGGACACAATGATCAAGTGTATATATGCTTCTAATGTATTGTGATTGTAATAATTTTTATCAGAAGTGGAAATCCAGGTGATAGTTGCTCCCACCAGTGTAAAATGTGAATTAAATCaccaatataaaaataaaaaatgtattaaaaacacAACGTGTTTCGTCTGTGTCCAGGCTTCCTCAGATGTCTAGTTAGGCCCTGAAGAAGGTTTGCCCCAGATGAAATCTCAGCTCCGCTTGGTTGCTATTGATAACAAGGGCAGTGTTTTATAAGGTAATTTTCATAATGAAGCTTAATGGAAACTGGATGAAAATACATAGACACAAGTCTACACTCTAAAGCCATAAATACTAAAAAGCATGaaagtatacagtatatcacaaaagtgagaacaTCCCTCCCAATTTTAGAAATGttttattagatcttttcatgagacaacactgaagatatgacactgatgcaatgtaaagtaatcagtgtacagcttgtataagagtGTAATTTTGTGTACTCTCTAAATAACTCGgacaatgtgaggggtgtacttatttttgtgatatactctatgTTCTATAGGTGATCAGCTAAACTATTAGTTATTTCCATTGTTAACAAGAGGCATTGTGCAGCTCTGGACTATATTCCAGACTGAGTTTCCAGCTTTGCTATAGCCACCTAAATGATTATTGTAatgtaggataggccatcaatatcgggTTGTTGGGAGTTCACTTCCTGCATCCCCCACCAATAAGACATTATTATTTCATTACTAGTCATAGCTCCATACTTTTGGTACATGTTACTGAAGCTTACTGCAGCTCAGTCTCATTCAAGCAAATGGGTGTGAGCTTCAAAACTCTAAAAAAACAGTAAACAATGAAGAGCTCAAGCAAGCACCATTCCTTTATTCAGCTGATTAGCAGGGATGCTGGGAAAAAACCCCATCAATTTTATGATGATGGCCTATCCTAAAAGCACATattagatagctgttggccaaacgATCGTTCACTGTCAGTCATCTCCCTTTGACGTCCATCCGAGCATTTCTGTGTTCTCTGTTAGAGAGTTGCTACCGGACAcctctggcagtggcttatctTACTGCCAAACAAAATAATTAGCAATTGATATTCAATAAGCTGGATCCTTATCTCCCTCGACATTATTTATTGGTGTAGAGTCCAGAGACTTAGGGTTCCAttacacatagcgacgtaccagcgatcccaccagtgatctgacctggcagggatcgctggaacgtcgcttcatggtcgctgttgagctggcaattaggcagatctccacagcgaccagcgaCCACCCATgagccaccagcaacccgtgtaacgacggctccctgcacactcaaaaccggtgctcgttggtctcccattgtcaaacatgccgatgcgtgctgcacagcggaagaccaacaagcaaaaaatggtcctgatcattttgtcacgatcagcgacctcgcagcaggggcccgctcgctgttgcttgtcacacacagcgatatcgctggcgaggtcgctgataagtcacaaaacctgtgacgttacagcgatctcgctagcgatcacgctatgtgtgacgggggctttacataCACATTAGATAGTTTGTATTACTTTATATCTAATGTGTATttgggccttaaagggaatctgtcagcaggtatttgctatgtaagctgaagacagcatgctgcaagggttaaagagaattcagggatgcctgtcttggcaaggtccaatctgttgtttacttgctatgtttgtttaagcaatagaacacagcaggacttatcattgctcagactacaaggtCAAGCGCATGGCAGTCTGGCATGCcccttcctctgattgacacctcactgtcaatgtaaattctctattgagagcctggaacAGGTGGGACAGCTCTCTCCGCTCAGCTGTATGGCCAAATCAAAAAATTCTGATTGTATCAGTAATCTAGGTGATACATCatgggattcagggtctctttgactttatcatgctgctctcagatgaggtagcaaacgcctgctgacagattccctctaagggtAGGCCATGAACCTTATTTTCTCTTAAAACTGTTTAAAAAGATACAGTAACTAGCCAAACCTGTTTTAATAAGTGCTCACATCTAGCACTACATCAATCCATTAAAGTAATGCCGTAATGGCATTGTATTCCTGAGACAGTGTATAGACCATAGTGAAAAAGAATTTTACAATCAAAGAAGATTCAGAAATAACCAAAATTCAATGTTCTTGCTGCTAGCCATTCATTATATCACTGCACATGTCTGTTGTGCATCTTACCTGTCCTCTTTTCCGTGACATCCTCTCCAGCCAATGGGCAGGATTCACTTTGAGTGCTGTTGCGATGTGACGTGTCTTCAGATTTAGCAGTAACTGGAGAGTCCAGCTGCATAGGTTTAGGAACAtgtttctttttcttctttggaagcttttgtttggccatagcaAGAGAGTAATACATTCCAAAATTATTCACAATGACTGGAACAGGCATTGCAATGGTAAGCACACCAGCTAGGGCACATAGCGCCCCCACTAACATGCCAGACCAAGTCTGTGGATACATGTCCCCATACCCAAGTGTGGTCATGGTGACCACTGCCCACCAGAATCCTATGGGAATGTTCTTGAAGTGTGTGTGGTTGCTTCCAGTTGGATCTGATGCACTTGCACCTATTCGTTCTGCATAATAGATCATGGTGGCAAAAATTAAAACCCCTAAAGCTAAAAAGATGATTAGAAGCAGAAACTCATTTGTACTTGCACGAAGAGTGTGCCCTAAGACTCGGAGCCCAACAAAATGTCTTGTCAGTTTGAATATACGTAAAATCCGGACAAAGCGAACTACACGTAGGAAGCCCAAAACATCTCGTGCTGCTTTGGATGATAAGCCACTGAGGCCCACCTCTAGGTAAAATGGCAAGATGGCCACAAAGTCTATAATGTTCAGGAGGTTCTTCACGAAGACCAACTTATCTGGGCAGCAAGTAATTCGGACAATGAATTCCAGTGTGAACCAAAAAACACACACCCCTTCGATGTATGTCAGAATGGGTTCTGTTTCCACCTCTTTTACCACTGAGATCTTTGTCACATTTCCCACAATCACCAGTTCGGTTACATTTATGTCCACAATAAAAGCCTCATGAGTCTCCAAGCAGAAAGTGGTAATCGACATCAAGATGAAGAAAAGAGAAATAAACGCCACTACCTGCAAGACAAATGAAAGGACAAGCACAGATATTTCCATTTGCACAAATTCAAATTATGGAAAACGTGTCTATGGAACAAAAAGCTGTCGGCATGAGGTTTCAGCGAGCCACAGGTACGCTATTTACATGTCCTAATGTGAACCACTTCTCACAGTCCGCCTATTTCCTGGGCAGTCACTCAGGCCATTCAGACTGCTGGGCACTCAGCCAATAGTAAGGAGATACCCAGAGTCTGTTTCAATGGGTTTGTCTACGTAAGAGCTTCAGAGCTGTTTGCTTTCTAGATCCTCTCATCCATACTATATTTTTGGTATACACAgaaatatttttcagatttttttcatgAAAATGTTTTGTGTTTGTTAAAGAGAATCTGCTACCACCCAGATTTCAAAACAGGGCTTTTTTCAAAATGGCGTAATAATACGTTTGTGTCTGCCTTTGCACTCCACAAATAGTCTCTAAGACCTCTAGTTGTAAAGTACAGGCTAAGTTTACATGTCTAGTAATCATCTGATCCAGAAATCACTTATTTTAGCAGCACAAAATAGTTGTGCAAACACAAGGTTTTTTtgtccagttaaaaaaaaaaatgatggcaaATGGATCCGTTCTTTTTGTCTCTGAAGTCTATGGACAAAGGGACCTGTTGAATAGCCTTCAGTTTTTTCTTCCATTTCAAAATTATCCGTTTTTTTCCTTACTGGATCAGTTCCAAGAAGATGACATGTGGGCGGGTAAATttaaaactgatccagtaagcaacaATAGATCCatttcagattaaaaaaaaaaaacggatagctATTCaacagatccattttccatagacttcaatttcAAAATGGATCCAGTTGCAATCAGTTCTTTtggttggcaaaaaagttgtgtctCCAAAACTTTCTGTCCTGCTAAGATAActgattgctgctggatctgtttcAAAAGGACAAAGCTTTAGGTGGTATCACATTTATGGCTCTGCAGTCCTTTACTCCAGTggtgtagcaactgcttttgccgcccccccctccgttggccatcaataatccagaatatataacttgggtatcttgggtattgggtgacagatggaggggggcagcggctgatggggagatcaGTGGCGTATGAAAgggagcagcggctgatggggagagcggtggcgtatgaaggggggcagcggctgatgaggaGAGCGGTAGCGGAtgcagggggcagcggctgatggggagaggtggcgtatgaaggggggcagcggctgatggggagagcggtggtggatggaGGAGGGGCAGCAAATGGAGAACGGCGGTGGAagatcggaggcagtagcggcggtggatcGTGGGCGGTGACTATTGCTGCTGCGGCGGTGGcgtggctgaaagggggcagtggcgggggcagcagtggatcgggggcacttaccaaatggcacttgcactGGCACTCTCCTTAGCTTTCACggatgaagtgaagctgaggggagtggtcacctacaggtcaccgaccccagatccaaggtgattggagagatcggtcacaaggtcaatcgttccaatcagagctgggagctgcactgatcatggctggatttcaatgtttcagccattttcaatggctgaaatatcacagtggctgtgattggctgagcggcgttcgtcagctaaTCAAAGCCTCCGTAGGTCCGAGGGGGAGACATTACCCTTCCAAAGGTCAGGCAGAGGTCacgtcctccccgaatctaaggtttttgcacaccgatcgcagccaccgAGTCTCCGGGGACGCGATTTCACCATAACgtattgggtacgtcatgggtcgttaagtactaggtaaccatgacgtacccagtatgtatgggtcattaagaggttaatcaacaattattatttcttctatgtttttctattttttattttttacccccaaaatgatgcccccctgacacgtgccgcctggggcggaccgcgccccccctttgctacgccactggttTACTCGCCAAAGGGTTGTAAATCGCATCATATGGCTCTTACTGGCTAATTAACTTAGAGAAATCAAAATACAATCATGAATTGGCTCGTggattggcaatgttgattgttgcAACCATTGGCACTTAGCACTAGGGGAACGTGCTCACCCCCAGGACCCAGAGCACATGCCACCCGCAGCTACTCCAATCACTAAAGGCAGTCTGTCTCTTGCAAACCTTGTTTAAAACTACTTATATAGTCCTACAGGAGTCTTGGCTCATATAAAACTCGTAACTGCAGTGAAGATTTCACTTATTCAGTTGTACGGAAAAATGTTTTTTACTTCATATGCAAATGCAGCTCCTCGGTGCACCCTTCAATTAGAATAAGACAGTGCACCAAATGCCCCATCAATCAACTTTCCAGATTGATAGCATTGGCTTGCCCAAAGTGCATGATTGAATCCCTGGCACTGCAtgtccacactgacactgcaggagctaTACAGGCGAGTGCACACAGTGACTTTGTGATTCTGTGTTCACTGCCAACAGAATTACACAGCAGCAAGCGGCTTCTGCATACAAAAGAGGCAGGTGAGAGCGCACCTGCACTGACAGTGTACGTGTGCGCATGCTGGGATCCTGCAGTTTACTGCGTGCATGCTTTGGGTAAGCGAGTGCTGTCCATCAAACTAAGGGGAGGTGCGCAGCTTGTTGATTGACAGAGTGGAACAGTGCACTTAGCCCTTGGCCATGCCAAGGGGGCACCAAGAAGCCCTTATTTGCATATGATATTAAAACTTTGTATGTACAACCAAAGAAGTAAACTCTATACAGcagatatacagtatgtgttaCATGAGTCACGTCCCCTATAGGCCTTTATTAGTAGTTTAAATTAAGTTTTGCAGGTGACAGATGCCCTATAATTATTGGCGTAGCTGGGGCTGAGCAGGTGCCCGGGTGCTGAATGCCACAGGTTGCCACAAGCCAGAAATTCAGTGACAAGTACATTATTCTTCAGGTAAAAGACTCTGCCACGTACTGTAAAATTGGGGCATTTAATATATAAGGGCTctgttataaaaagaaaaaaaaacaaacacttctaTAGTAAAATATGATAAAAATGATCCACTAATTAAGATGTTATTATGTTATCACAGGTTTAAACCCTTTGCTGGCAACATGGGGTCCATCTGACCATCTGACCGCATGTATATGGTACAGCAACTAGTGTTATCAGACAagggatatatatatgtatatatatatatatatatatatatatatatatatatatatatatatatatatacatatagtatatggaTTTGGGAATGTGACTGATTTCCCGGTTAGGCCGCCTGCTTTCCTAGTCCATCTCACTTAGTAAACATTTTAATTCTGTTGTGCTGCAGAAAAATTCAATCAGAAGCAGTGGAGAATCCCAACAGGTCCCACTGACTACAATAGGCTATGGCATTTTTTTGTATGGCATTTTTTTCTATGGCATTTTTTGTATGGCATTTTTTGTATGGCATTTTTTGTATGGCATTTTTTTGTATGGCATTTTTTGTATGGCATTTTTTTGTATGGCATTTTTTTCTATGGCATTTTTTGTATGCCTTTTTTTGTATGGCATTTTTTGTGTGCAATTTTTTTGTATGCCATTTTTTTGTATGACATTTTTTGTATGGCATTTTTTGtatgccatttttttgtatgccattttttgtatgccatttTTTTGTATGGCATTTTTTGTATGGCATTTTTTTGTATGGCATTTTTTGTATGGTATTTTTTTGGATGTGATTTTTTTGTGTGCCATTTTTTGTATGGCATTTTTGGCCAAATCTCCAaatcgtgtgtgaacagagccctaacACACAAGCCTGTTTACCAAGGTGTGAGTAGTTGGGGCTATTGGGCTATCACCCTGCGGACACAGAGTTTATTTATCAAGTGTTCTGTGTTTGGTAAACACAAGCCATGACTGATAGAACATAAAGTTTGATTCTTTAAATATACAAATATTAGAGGACGGGACAAGGAATCAGTATCTGATCTTTTCATTACTTTGGGGCTAAGGAGAGCATTAATTAAGGAGGGAGATGATACAAAGAAAGACAGCTGAGCGCTTACCCTGGCGGCTCTGGAGGAGTAGGGGTCCTCAAACAGTGCCCACATCTTGGCCTGCCCTCGCTTGCAGCGCCCCCGGGACCTGTCTGCcctctcctctatacacagtagttCGGGTGTGGAGTCCTTCTCCTCATCACCATCATCTGCCTCCACGTTCTCGAAGATATCCAGAGCCTCCTCCGCCTCCCGGTGCTGCCGGTATGTCATCCAGCAGCAGGGCTCCACATCGGTCTCATCGATGCCCCAGAACGCCAGCTCCTCCTCAAACAGAGGACCGCAGATGTCCGCCGGGCAGTGCAGCTTCCCCGTGCGGTAGTAGTTCAGGACATAGGAGAAGATCCCGGGGTGTCTGTCAAAGaagaactcggtctgaggggtgtcAAGATCCAACTGGCTGGAGGTGTCAGGGTCTGCCAGCCATGCCAGGCGAGTGCCAGGCAGCGTCCTCAGGGTGCTCTTATAGGTCTCATGCCGAGTGCCCCCCACATTGATGGTGATCTTGCCAGAGTCTTCCCCCTTTGCCATCTCCTCCTTCAGACATGTTTTGGAGGGGGGTTTGTTCCCAGACT includes these proteins:
- the KCNC4 gene encoding voltage-gated potassium channel KCNC4, which encodes MISSVCVSSYRGRKSGNKPPSKTCLKEEMAKGEDSGKITINVGGTRHETYKSTLRTLPGTRLAWLADPDTSSQLDLDTPQTEFFFDRHPGIFSYVLNYYRTGKLHCPADICGPLFEEELAFWGIDETDVEPCCWMTYRQHREAEEALDIFENVEADDGDEEKDSTPELLCIEERADRSRGRCKRGQAKMWALFEDPYSSRAARVVAFISLFFILMSITTFCLETHEAFIVDINVTELVIVGNVTKISVVKEVETEPILTYIEGVCVFWFTLEFIVRITCCPDKLVFVKNLLNIIDFVAILPFYLEVGLSGLSSKAARDVLGFLRVVRFVRILRIFKLTRHFVGLRVLGHTLRASTNEFLLLIIFLALGVLIFATMIYYAERIGASASDPTGSNHTHFKNIPIGFWWAVVTMTTLGYGDMYPQTWSGMLVGALCALAGVLTIAMPVPVIVNNFGMYYSLAMAKQKLPKKKKKHVPKPMQLDSPVTAKSEDTSHRNSTQSESCPLAGEDVTEKRTDSKQNGDANTVMSDEDHEDPSPFQQLEDKRIIRRASAKDKNKSGASCFLLSSGDYTCAADGGIKKGIRDIDIEMDSQILLGPS